The following is a genomic window from Nicotiana tabacum cultivar K326 chromosome 3, ASM71507v2, whole genome shotgun sequence.
TTGAGGTAGAAATTACAGACGAAACTGGCACAATAACAGCAACAATGTCTGAAGGCTTGGGCGAAAGAATATTATCAATGACAGCTGAACAGATATATGATATCACTGGTGTTAAGGTACATACACATACAACATCGCAGTTAACATAGGTCAACAAACTTAATATAATACTCTGATAtgatatatattatttttactatCTGTTTGCAGAATGAGTTATTCCCTGCTGCCCATAACAATCAACTACTTGCTGATAAACTATTCAGAGTTCAGCTACAATGGTCATCATCCAGAACACCAGACAAAAATGCAGGTTCTCTGGTTCTTTTGTCATACACTGAAAAACCAACCATGTTTCTACCAGAAGACTCAACATCTGTGAGTGGTGCCGACAGAATTATGGAAGAAGAGCCAATACTTGTGACTGATGCAAAAGCAACTAAGAAACAGAAAAGGGAACCAAGTACCCTACCAAAGCGGTTACGGTATGGATAGCTAACTTGAGTGACAAAAGACAACAAATGCTTGCTTGCGAGTTGACAGGTAAGGAATACAGCCAACCAATAGACCTctttattttattgtttactAAAAGTAATAGACGACAGTCAAGGTTAGAAACTCAAATACCATATTTTACCATCTACTAATGTTCTTAAAATGAATATTTTATTTGTACAGATTGTCGAAGCAGTGATGTTCGCTCAGACGGTATGGAATGTACAGACACATTTTGATAACATTTTGGCAGATCATACCGATCTTTAACAAAGTTTAGATATTTGGCCGCCTTAACAAACTGTTTCACATTTTTGCGTAAATAGTTATCAGTAGTATGTGCCTATGTTTTTGAAGGCAATTGGTATTATTTTTGGATATTGGAGCGGCCTCTACATGTTATACATACCAGTCTATTTATTGAAATGTAGAAACTAAATGTAATGTTGTTGTATATCTTGTCTGTTTGACATTAATGTTACAAACATGCTGTTCTATGTATCTTTAGTGGATTGATTGAGGCTAGAACTGTACATCGCTGAACTTTGCAATGTGTAGTCCGGTTCATACAAGTCACTTGCTTATAAATGAACTCTTTCCCAATGGCACTCTTTAGCTATAAGAAGTATATGGTTGAGTTTGATGAATTTGTGACGCTATTATACATTGTCTTTGATAGATATGATCTGACTTTCTCAATTGCTCACACTCTAATCCAAAGTGTTGGGCCCGGGCAAGCCCGGGCTGATCCCATctagtatatatataatgcatgattTATGTATGTAAAGATCCCAAAAAAAAAGCTATGAAGTGCTAAAACCTAAAAATCACTGAAAAGAATTGTACATACCTGCTCTGTGTTATTTTACAATTTGTTTGCATGGTTGTTACGTATCGTTTTATAATGTAAcgtattgtactgtattgtaCTGTACTGTATTGTTTGATAaaacaatgtttggatagattgtgtcgttTGCTATCGTTTCATGACATCACgcaccagcaatatgaagaataaacttgtaatattataaagaaaattatGATACATggtaaaattactata
Proteins encoded in this region:
- the LOC107812194 gene encoding uncharacterized protein LOC107812194 isoform X2, whose product is MVAESFYVEGEISLPGHFQRFYLLGCSECNHLVQSKIKREIQCINCRLSRMLIPRCHFEVEITDETGTITATMSEGLGERILSMTAEQIYDITGVKNELFPAAHNNQLLADKLFRVQLQWSSSRTPDKNAGSLVLLSYTEKPTMFLPEDSTSVSGADRIMEEEPILVTDAKATKKQKREPSTLPKRLRYG
- the LOC107812194 gene encoding uncharacterized protein LOC107812194 isoform X1, producing the protein MLIKYTVKSPAESASSLNLVAIDDEILSVSAIATQTSTAESFYVEGEISLPGHFQRFYLLGCSECNHLVQSKIKREIQCINCRLSRMLIPRCHFEVEITDETGTITATMSEGLGERILSMTAEQIYDITGVKNELFPAAHNNQLLADKLFRVQLQWSSSRTPDKNAGSLVLLSYTEKPTMFLPEDSTSVSGADRIMEEEPILVTDAKATKKQKREPSTLPKRLRYG